The Lathyrus oleraceus cultivar Zhongwan6 chromosome 5, CAAS_Psat_ZW6_1.0, whole genome shotgun sequence genome includes the window AACCACTCCCTCGATAtcgggtgttacatgtaaccatTCTCCACCATCTTTAGTCTCAGGTGTTACACGTCCACCGACTTCCActtggttcgtccccgaaccacatcgtacttGGAGAAGTCTACTCTAATACCATTTCTAACGCGCCAGACtactttcaggattaccgactgaccccacaaacctacacgggtcttttcagcatgttttatccccactcacacgctttccgggaaacttcccagaaggccacccatccaaatactactccaagtcaagcacgcttaaccATGAAGTTATTATTTGTTGAACTACCGAAAAGAAGATGTATCTTATTGGTATATGTAataccaattaatccttataaaCCTCCATTCAACCATGTAGTCTCGTACATACACAACCTCAAGATCCCTCTCATTTCGATGTGAACTTGGTTTTCCCTATAAGCTGCTGGGAGTGTCTCATTATCATGTCTCGTGCACCGACAACCACTCCCTCGCTATCGGGTGTTACATGTAACTATTATCCTCTCTCTTTAGCCTCTGATGTTACAtgagtggttgtcgatgcatgaggcatggcaatgagacactcctagcagcttaTAGGGAAAAACCGAGTTCACATCGAAATGAGAGGGATCATGAGGTTGCGCAGATATGAGACTGCATGATTGAAGGAAAGATAATAAGGAATGATTGGTACTATCTATACcaataagatgcatcttcttttcggtagtCTAACAAATACGAACTCCATAGTTAAACGTGTTTGACTTGTAGTAGTATTTagatgggtgaccttctgggaaaTTTCCCGGAAAGCATGTGACTGAGGAAaaagcatgctgaaaagactcgtgttgATTTGTGCGGTCAATCAATAATCCTAAAAGCAGTCTCGGGCGTTACATTATGTGCCGACCTATAGATGTTATGTGTCAACATATAACTGCCATAATGTTGTTTTGCACTATTCGGTGattttggccataacttttgatctgTATACCCAAATGACGTGATAGTGATAGGTGAATTGTTTAAGTATTATTCTTATGCCTAATGTATTAGTGACGTTTTTGTACAGATGTTcggttaatgaattgttgacatatcccgacgattttggtcataactttcatTCCGTAAGTCCAATTTTGATGTCATTTGAATAGTTGGAAAGCTAATGCTCAGACCTATAGCATGGTAGTGATTGTTAAGATATTTGAATATTATTCAAGTGGATACTATGTTGATAAACATACTAGTTTATATGTTTGGTTGATAAATCGTTGCATTGTTATAATATCATGGTATGATAATaatgttgttatgtcgatgatgttatGATAACGATGTTAAGGTGttgatgagttgatgttgtttGTTGATATTAATGACGTGGTAAAATGAATTGATTTttgcatgatgaatgatgtgatgcataaatgattAGATATGTGTGAGGATCCTTTTggtgaaccttgttgtgttaatgcatgttaattgagagtcatgcatcataGTGTACGAGCTTTGGTCCAGTTTTGATGAGCCTCGATactatggtgatggatcgggtgcgagtagtTTATTCCCATTACGGGGGATTATTGAAGCGTTACATATGTTGATGGTAGCAATTTAGTGTGCTCCGATTCTAAAAGGGAATCTAATCTTATGGTGGGGATCGGGGAGAGAaatgaacctgagtgttcatatttggtaccgCATGCATGTCGAGTCAGTGTTGAGTACATTGtataagtgttgcatttgtattgattgttattgatgtgttgttgaatgagatgttgttgcatatgatgttaatgacaattgagatgttgttgcatgtgatgttaatgataattgagacGTGGTTGtgtatgatgttaatgataattgagatgttgtcgTGTATGACGTTGATGAGAATTGGGTGTGGGAATATGATATGTTATTGTGCATGATTTTGTAGAATTTGTACTATATTATTCATGTTATATCATTTATTATTGAAATGgattctcaccccttctgtttgaatgtttcCTTTATATAGGCATTGTGCAGATACTCAATAGTAACATAACTGTAGTAAGTGGAGGGTAGCTTTTGGAGCGGTTTCCCATAGTTTTGTCATTTTTATTTAGTAGGGTCTTGCTTTGGTCAATATAAAATCAGACTGAGGACGTTTGTTTTCACTTCCTTTGTTTTGTTGAAGTCGTTATTTATGATTGATGAGATTTTGCTCTTGCGATGAGTTGAATTTATAACTCTTTTGTGGCGTTATGAAAGTTGGAGTTTTTAGACTATGTGCCTTTAGTTGAAATTGATATGtttaattgatttgatattgaTTCCACTGtgatgataccctaagtgaaggtgaaCATGCGATGACAAATTTATATGATGTTTTGTAACCCGTGTTACAAAGCAAGTTTTTTTTATGTATATGACACCCCTGTGGTTGTGATTTTAATTGAATTATGCGATAATTGTATGTGGGGTCTATAAGGGTGTTACATTattggtatcagagcaagttGATTCATCTTACCAGGTTTTTaaattatgtttgttccctagtatgcgacatgtgtgtgaaaaTAATGTCAATGCTTGTTTTGTTTTCCATTTGCATGTTAGGAATAAAATAAGTGGAAGATGAGCATTTACTTCTTTTGGATGTTCCAACGGTAGAGAACTTGGACATCATGTTGCTGCATGCAAaagtgcagtgttggctagttcAACTGTTTTTAAAATGTTGTTCTTTTCTCGAACCCGAAGAGAGGTCAGATTCGAGGATGATGTCGGTTAGCAAATGGTGTGATCTTTGAAGGAAGACGATCGGGTGTTCTCGCTGGTCGCTTCCTTGTGAGGGGGAATGTGATGTTTTGGCTAGAGATGAGCCAATGGTGTGTTAAGTATCCGTACGTGTTCCTTCAGGATGTGTGTCGTTTGTATTTTGTTGGAACAAGTTGACGTTATTCTTAGGATGAATTATTTAGAGTTAAACCAAGTGTTTACCAATTATTTTGATAACTTGGTACAGTGTGTCGCTGATTGCAAGAGCACAAGCAATGTCGAAGTTGTGTTATTTTTGACACTGAAGATATTGTGGATTCAAGATTCATGTATGTCCGTTAAATTGGGATGTCTTTAGGGAAAATGGTTAGGTATTATTGATGTTTGCTTCTTAGAGAGTAGAGAGCAATGTGACTGCCAATGTTATGTCAGTGATGTGTAAGCCCTGATGTTTTTCTGAAGATATTTGCGACTTGCCTCCAGAGCGTGAATCTGAGTTCGATGGAGGTGAAGAGTTGGCGTTTGTATCAACTAAGTAAGTGAGAGAATCCTTGAAGGATAAGGAGCAGGTGTTATATTAGCTTCCTTGGAAGCCAAAGGCAAGGGAGTAGTTTGTGATCTTCCTGCAATGTGTGAATTTCCAAAAGTGTTTCCTGAAGACATCAGTGATTTTCCGCCAAAGTGCGAAGTGGATTtttctatagacttagtacctggtactagtccgATTTTAATGTCTCCTTATAGGATGTCTACTTTAGAGTAGGGTGAATTGAAAAAGCAACTAAAAGATCTACTTTAGAAGAAGTTTGTTCCTCTGAGTGTTTCGCTGTGGGGTGCGTCGGTGATTTTAGTGAAGAAGGACGTTAGTATTAGGCTATGTGTGAAACATCTGAGAATTGTATTACAAACATTGAAATAGAACCAGTTGTACTCAAAGTTTTCCAAGTGcgagttttggttaagagaaaTGACTTTCCTTAGTCATGCGATTCTAATGGTGGTATTGATGTGGATCAATCGAAGATGGATGTTGTGTTATAATGTGAGACTCTGAATTTTGTCACTGAAGTTAGAAGTCTTTTTTTGAATGGTTACTAGAGGAAGTTTATTGAAGGTTTTTCAAAGTTAACATTGTCGTTAACTCAATTGACTCGAAAGGATCAAACTTATGTTTGAGATGTGCATTATGAAGAGagtttccaagaactcaagaagaagttaACGTTTTCTCCGATTTTGATTTTGCTGAATCCAAATGAGTCCTTTGTTTTtatattgtgatgcttcgaagatggATCTGAGAGGTGTATTGATTTAAAATGGTCAGGTTGTGGCTTATACTTCGATACAATTGAGATTTAAAACACACACATATTGTAAATTCCAAAAATCTCTTTTTCCCGCATTCAAGTTTTCAATTGTCTTATGAGAATTCGAAGATAGACTGAATTATTCTTAATATTCCTGCATGCAGGTTCTAAGATAGTTTAAAAGTGCTTGAAATATTACTAGAAAAATGTTTGTATGCACGATTATAATCTTAATCCATTTAATTTAAAGAAATAATTTatattttctttaaatttttttgttaatcataataagatttttcataatttttttcttcttcttcttataCTTCATTTTTAAGaatatttatataattttataaatatatatattttgttCCTCTCATATTTGACCTTCATCTTTTATACCAACATATTTTACATCACTTCTAAATCTTTTGTTTGTTAATAAGATAAGATGTAAATTAAAATAGAGATTATATTACTCCATTCCAATTTATTTATTTCTGAAATAAAAAGTTGTTTTTAAATTTCACTAAACTAAATCATCActttataaaatattatttataagCATTTTTATCACACTCCATAAGAAATAATTGATAAGAGATTTATATCCGCCTATTTGCTTTGAGAGAGATAGAAATAGTATATAAAGATGAAATTTCTACTCACATTATTTTTGTTGAACACGATGTAATAGATATAATAGTCAGGGATGTAAGTGAATAAgaaaaaataaattaaactaacaaTCCAAACTAAAccaaattaaaaaaaattgattgtTTTTCATTCGGTtcaaaaatcaaatcaaatcaaaccaACAAAAATCAAAATAGTTTGGTTCGGTTCTCGGTTTTAGTTTTTATGAATCGCACCATAAAAACTTGCTCTTATCAAATTGCTGCTACATCTGTCCGCCACCACTGATTCTTTTGTCAAAGTCATTCTTATAGGTTATAACTGTCTTATTCGTATTCAAGTTTTATTCGTgagttttcattttttttatcttttatatttCTTCTTCAACAAATTTTCTTATAGTTTTGTTACAAAATAATTTTAACGTGTCTTTGAGGTGTGAAACATGTTAATTTGTATTGAAAtctttttgtttttattattgtGTTTTATTTGTTAGCCTTCAAACCCATTCCCAATATTCTCATGTAAGTTTCAACTTTTGTATTCGATTGTAAACTTATTTTATGATGCAATGAAAATTATGTCAATACTTCGTATGGAGTAAGAACAACTTACAAGTTGTTTGAAAATTAAAAcatgaaatatattatttgaAAAAATAATAACATAAAATATATTCAAAAACTTGATAGAAAATAATACACAgataaatataatattttaaaaaaatattgtAAACGAATCAATCAAACCCAAATAAACCGAATCAAATCAGTTAGTTtaatttgatttcatttttaaaaTAATACTAAAAACTAAATCAAACAAAATCGATAAAGATATCATCTATTCAAACAATTCTTTTAATCAAAAATCATCTACCGATTACATCCTTAACAATAATATAGATTAATCCCTCAAATAGGAATAAATCACAATAGACAACAAAATTCTTGATAAAAAAATTTAATACTTCTTCATGAGTAAAACCGACTTCGAATAAAAATATTCTTTTTCTcaaaaaattatataaaaatgaattaattacCAAAATCCCCTAATTTAGGCGGGAAAAACAGATTACTTTACAGGGTTCTGATATTTCCGCCACACTTACGCACAAATCCCGCTCGTAGATCTCCTTCACAATTTCCGCCGCCGTGCGGCTTCACCAACGTCGGAGTGTTCCTCCCTTCGTTATCGCTGCTCTTCCTCGTCAGTTTCTCCGGTAAGCTATTTTCTAACTTTATTACTCTTCTCCTCTCCGTTTCTCTCTAATTCCCAACCCCTCAATATGTTCTCATGACCAATTTCTGAATTGATCTTAATTTTCAATGAAGCATTTATTTAATAGTTTTTTTCCTTTCAATTTAAAGCACAGAACACAAATTTCAGTACTTGGTTGAATTGAATCTCTTGTAAAATAATTATTACTGATTTTGTTTTGCTTCAGCTGAATAGTTTTTGCTTTTTGGTAGCTATATGTTAGTGAAATCGTAAAACTTCGACAACCAACCACACGTTCATTCTTACTTTACCAAGGTCTGTGAATTTTTCAATTTCCTCTTTTATTTTGTTTCAGTTTAAAGGTGTGGTTAGGATATGATCTATGGCACTTGCATCACAACATTGAAGTCACTGTAAGAGCCCTTTGCTTCTTTTGGAATTTAGATCTGgtttgttttaaaaaaataaggACTTTAAAATTAGATTGTGATTGTTCCACTtcattttatattattattatttggtATATACTATGTATGAACTTTGAATTTATTCGACCTAGAATAATGCTTAGTCCAGTGGTTGAGAAATgggttttttataatattattattaattgttTTTACTTGTGCTGAGATTTAGGATTGATGGATGTGTTTTTTATGTTGTTTTTGTTGCTGTATACTTTTGCTTGATTCATGACCCGACATTGATCGATGTACCAATGTCAACCCGTTGAAAAAGATTTCTGCTTTTATAATGACTGGTTTTACTTTTGCAGGAGCTCCAAAGCACTAGTTTTGCATTCTTCGTTGAATTTTCAAGTGAAGTTATCCTATAGGTGTTCTCCTAGGCAGATTAGAATGGAAGCTAATCTTAGTTGTAGCACAGAAGGCAACAACAAGGAGGCTAGAGGTGCGTTGGTTGTCCTGGAAGGCTTGGATCGTTCTGGGAAGTCTTCTCAGTGTAGCAGACTAGTGTCCTACTTGGAGAGACAAGGGCTCTCTGCTGAGCTATGGAGATTTCCTGATAGAACTACGGATGTTGGCCAAATGATATCTGCTTATCTTACAAATGCATCGCAGTTGGATGATCATACTATTCATCTTCTCTTCAGTGCTAATCGTTGGGAAAAGAGGTTTTTACGCTTTTATTACTGTTTTCCCATCAGTTTTGTTATTAGTTGTCATGTGCAGCATTCTGGGTGTTAGCTTGGGTTATTTATGTCATGACCATGGTTATGTCTGAATTGTAGCATGTGAAGAGCAAGTAAAGTTCTGTATTAATGGCTTGGATGTTTCATATACGGCCATACACCACTTCATAGTGGTGGTATGAAGGAGAAAATGAAAACCATACGTGACTTGGGCGTTTAAGTCAAAACTCGTAGTTTCTATAATGATTTTAGAAGCCAAATAGGCAATATGTAATACGAACCTATGCTTTATGTAATCAGATTAAGCTAGCTATGTTGCATCATTGCTGTGATGGCATGTGGTATTGTAAGGCTGGCATGGTCTCTGACTCTTAGCAGAATCCAATAAGCTCAGCACATGGTATCCGATTACTTAGTTATGGCTGCTAAGACTTTGTTCATATCATGAATAAATTCATGTGGTGCTTATTAGTTTATAGCAATTGAACCATTTGGACATTTTTGCTGCTACTTGCTTGTGGCAAGTGAAATTCCAAGATTTATTTCATTAAGCTGTGTTGTCTATGCAGGTCATTGATGGAAACAAAATTGAAAAGTGGTATAACCCTCATTGTTGATCGTTATTCTTATTCTGGAGTGGCTTTCTCATCTGCTAAGGGACTAGATATTGAATGGTGTAAGGTAAAAGATTCACAACGACTTCTCAGGACATTTTCTTTTCTAGTTTAGTTTAGAATTTAAACAATTGCTTACATTCTCTCTGTTAGTAAACAGTGAATTTTAAGTTTTGCAGGCCCCGGAAATTGGATTGCTGGCTCCAGATCTGGTAGCATACCTTGACATATCACCAGATGTAAGCAACATGTGGCCAATGAATAGTGATTTGTTGGGTTAGGTTTTGAGACACGATTTCAAAGCTGCTTTATTTATCAGTACCACAGATTAAGGGTTGATATTTCTTACCCgttaattttatttttttcatgCTGTAAAATGTTTCTGTACTCGATCATACTTATTTTCTGTTGTTTCTTTGCTCCCTTTATGTTCAATGCTGTTGGGATCTAAAATTTTGCTCCCTCTATATACCGAAGTGAAATGAGTTCTGCTCTCTTGTTGCCAAAACTTGTCCACCTTGATCTTCCGATTTTTTTCACTATCGATTGGCTAGCTTGTTTGAGCTTGGTTCGGGCATAATTCCCTTTTTTACTTATTTATATTCTGTGCACATTTATATCAGAAAGCTGCAGAAAGAGGAGGGTATGGTGATGAGAGATATGAAAAGCTGGAGTTTCAGAAGAAAGTTGCTGAACATTACAAAGTTCTTCATGATGCCTCCTGGAAGGTAATAAACTGTTTTTTCTGGCATTTCTTCCTTAAATTGGCAGTTCTGTTACTAATACTGTATTTTGTTGT containing:
- the LOC127086338 gene encoding thymidylate kinase isoform X1 is translated as MIYGTCITTLKSLSSKALVLHSSLNFQVKLSYRCSPRQIRMEANLSCSTEGNNKEARGALVVLEGLDRSGKSSQCSRLVSYLERQGLSAELWRFPDRTTDVGQMISAYLTNASQLDDHTIHLLFSANRWEKRSLMETKLKSGITLIVDRYSYSGVAFSSAKGLDIEWCKAPEIGLLAPDLVAYLDISPDKAAERGGYGDERYEKLEFQKKVAEHYKVLHDASWKVVDACQPIEDVEKQLQEIVLACVTKCQKGKSLSSLWST
- the LOC127086338 gene encoding thymidylate kinase isoform X2 yields the protein MEANLSCSTEGNNKEARGALVVLEGLDRSGKSSQCSRLVSYLERQGLSAELWRFPDRTTDVGQMISAYLTNASQLDDHTIHLLFSANRWEKRSLMETKLKSGITLIVDRYSYSGVAFSSAKGLDIEWCKAPEIGLLAPDLVAYLDISPDKAAERGGYGDERYEKLEFQKKVAEHYKVLHDASWKVVDACQPIEDVEKQLQEIVLACVTKCQKGKSLSSLWST